The Arthrobacter russicus genome has a segment encoding these proteins:
- a CDS encoding polyamine ABC transporter substrate-binding protein has protein sequence MATIRALVPTQLERRMKTPAFGRRALLAGFGIGALGALTGCRAEGFAPSAVPNGNIGSNLNIYTWGDYSDPANLEEFGRQGVQVQTDSFASNEELIAKLGATRGTSGYDIVVPTSTYLTLMSKNGLLEKLDLGKIPNLANLDPEFQDSIADPQNAYAVCKNWGTTGFLYDSTVINRPMNSWADFLEAAQNEASNNVSLLEDPAEIAVIYLAAKGYDPLSTDPKIVAECADYLTNQLAPHVRAFSSTPQNFIIQGSMTLVHAFNGDARRGYLEAENPERWKWVFPTPTANRWMDTWAIPVGVQHPDAAYAFINFMLQPDQALKDVDYIGYSTGLTGQRELAEAAGLKMLDVLFPPAEILDRLVSLEITEASGAWVDMYGAMQAKAGA, from the coding sequence ATGGCGACCATCCGCGCCCTCGTCCCGACCCAACTCGAACGCCGCATGAAAACCCCGGCTTTCGGCCGCCGGGCCTTGCTGGCCGGGTTCGGCATCGGCGCGCTCGGCGCGCTGACCGGCTGCCGGGCCGAAGGTTTCGCCCCTTCGGCAGTGCCGAACGGGAACATCGGCAGCAACCTGAACATCTACACCTGGGGCGACTACAGCGACCCCGCGAACCTCGAGGAGTTCGGCCGGCAAGGCGTCCAGGTGCAAACCGACAGCTTCGCCTCGAACGAGGAGCTGATTGCCAAGCTCGGCGCGACCCGCGGCACCAGCGGCTACGACATCGTGGTGCCCACCAGCACCTACTTGACCTTGATGAGCAAGAACGGGCTGTTGGAGAAGCTGGATCTGGGCAAAATCCCCAATCTGGCCAATCTCGACCCGGAGTTCCAGGATTCCATCGCGGATCCGCAGAATGCCTACGCCGTCTGCAAGAATTGGGGAACCACTGGATTCCTCTACGACAGCACCGTGATCAACCGGCCGATGAACTCCTGGGCAGATTTCCTGGAGGCGGCGCAGAACGAGGCGAGCAACAATGTCTCGCTTCTGGAAGACCCCGCGGAAATCGCGGTCATCTATTTGGCCGCCAAGGGATACGATCCGCTCAGTACCGATCCCAAAATCGTCGCCGAATGCGCCGATTACCTGACCAACCAACTCGCGCCGCATGTGCGGGCGTTCAGCTCCACCCCGCAGAATTTCATCATCCAGGGCTCCATGACCCTGGTGCACGCGTTCAACGGCGACGCCCGCCGGGGTTACTTAGAAGCGGAGAACCCGGAACGCTGGAAGTGGGTATTCCCCACGCCCACCGCGAATCGCTGGATGGACACCTGGGCGATCCCGGTCGGAGTGCAGCACCCCGATGCCGCCTACGCGTTCATCAACTTCATGCTGCAACCGGATCAGGCCCTGAAAGACGTCGACTACATCGGCTACTCCACCGGGCTGACCGGCCAGCGCGAGTTGGCCGAGGCCGCCGGCTTGAAAATGCTCGACGTGCTTTTCCCGCCCGCCGAGATCCTCGACCGGCTGGTCAGTTTGGAAATCACCGAAGCCAGCGGCGCCTGGGTGGACATGTACGGCGCAATGCAAGCGAAAGCAGGTGCCTGA